ATATACAATGATGCGTAAAAATAAGTGTCTGTGATATGCATATGGCTTGAAGAGGCTGACTGACTTGGTTCCATGAGATACTTCAGGTTAGGATCgacctttttctctttctagtacTCTCTGTAATTCAGTCTTACTGAAATGTAGAGTACTTCGTATTACCTGGGAGTGCTATCATTCATTACCTCGAAGATCTTACCACTTATGCAGAGTGTGGGAATGTGTGGCTATAAAGACCAGCAAATTCTGATTTATTCACATAAGCTTCTCACCATCCAAACAATTTGACAAACCTAAGGATATTGCTGGGATTTcttaatgcctttaaaaaaaagcccCCAGTTTACTCagttaatatttatcaagtgtgtatgtgtgtctagcATTGTACAACACTCTATTTCTGTACAATAAAAACAGTTTCAggcttttccttattttcaagcAGAAAGCTAATTTTAGAAGTGTCAAAAATGAGCCTTGACCAGCTTGAATTCATGTGTTTATCTATCCTGTGTATTCAAGActgagaaatctttaaaaaaaaaaaaaaaccagatccCATTGTTTACAGAAAGATCAGAGAGCCCTGAGAAATTAGTTGACACTCAAAACATCAAAGTAGCAATGAGTAgaaattaaaatccttttttctttcttgcattaatcatgtttctttttgaaaacaaattactTGAAAAGCAGGATATACACCCAGGTTTTAAGAAGATGGCTTTCTATTTAGAAGATCTGGTTATTTGTCTTCCATTTATAGGTACACAGTAGGATCACTCAAGTCACAGTTTTCAATATGTATGTGAGATTGTATGCCAGGATAAACTTTCTGCAAGGGCAGTAGAGTTCCCAGTTTTTCTCCCTTCTTGATAGAACCTTTATATTTAATTGGCTTAATGTAGAACATTCTAACACAGAAacctgaaagaaaagaagtagaatTATTCATTATCTGTGTGTTAGTATCCttgaatcaaaaattttaaaataacagaaataagaaaaaaaaaagacaaaaagaaaggaatgttgATTGAATTCAATGAGGGAAtagacaaaaatgacaaaatcataTCAGAAATGAAGGCTAAAATTATGAGATGCCTAAGAAAGAATAGactcaaatgaaaaattaataaaggcattgaaaaatatcagaaaaacacCAGGTAGCTGAGAAAACTGACCTAGAACAATGTCAACTCCAGGACATATTCTAATAAAACAATTAaactttaaagacaaagaaaacagaaattataggCACAAGAATACAAATCTGTCTACATaccaaaagaaaactttttaaaaacaaggaagacTCACcaaatagagaaatagagaatTAATATAATagcataattataaaataatataacaatgtTGGGACCATATATATGAGTTATATCTATTAAAaagcccgaaagagaaagaaaaataccatatgatttcacttatatgtggaatctaaaaaagacaaacaaacttatttacaaaacaaaaaaagactcacagacagaaaacaaactatggttaccgggagtagaaaggaataaattgggagttccagatttgcagatattaactaatatgtataaaatagataaacaacaaattcatactgtatagaaaaggaaatattttcaacatcttctaataacctttaatggaaaagaatatgaaaatgaatatatgtatgtatatgcatgactgggacattgtgctgtataccagaaattgatacaacattgtaaactgactatatatacttcaataagtatatatgtatatacccaaAAAAAGAGATTTCCCAATTAGTTTGAGAAGCAAAACCCAATTCTGTGCTGTATACAGTGAAACAGTAATTGAAAAAGGCTAAACATTCTGGGCTGGAGAAAGATTTGCCTTGCAaatgtaaggaaaaaagaaagcaagggttATGATCCTTTTACCAGAGAGTGGAATTCAGGCCAAAAAAGCATTGAAACAAGATAGAAGAGAACAATTTATATTGCTAAATCCAATGAAGGTATAACAATTACAACTATACATGCGCTAAATACCACAGAAACCATCTATGTGAAGGAGAGCCTACAGGAGatacaaggagaaacagatagAAACCCACAAGTCTTCTATTACTTCAACACACTTCTATCAGCGAAAACAGGTCAAGTGGACAGAAAATGTAAGTAAGGCAAAGAATTGTCTTGAACTAATAGCACATGTGGCTAGtcagcacttgaaatgtagctaatCTGAATTAGATGTGCTTTAAGTATAAgatacacactggattttgaagacagtACCCccaaaaggtaaaatatttatagtttttatattaatggtattttgaaataataatatggaGATATTAggttaaaatatgttattaaaatgaatttcactgtttctttttacttaatgtgaaaactactagaaaatttaagattATGTATGTGGCTTTTATTATACTTCTGTTGGACATCTATAGAAATCTAAGTAAAACCAATAAGGTGTGTcttatgtacatatattaaaCAGAATATGTGCAAGACCTTTACATTGATACTAATGTAACTACTAATATAACAATgcaagaagacctaaataaatggaagatataGCATGTTTATTGATTGGAGACATTGCTTTCAAGTATCAGTTCTTCTCCATTTGATCTATATAATCAATGCAAACCCAGTCAAAGTCCCAGCAGGATTTTTATTGGAGATTAACAAACTGAttctacaatttatatggaaatgcaaataaactaAGAATTTCCAAGGCATTCAGAAAGGAGAGCAAAGCTGGGAGATTTATGCTGTTAGATATCAAGATGTATATTAAAGCTATGATAATTAAATCAGTGCAATATCTGTAGAAGATTAACAAACTGGCCAATGAaacactgcatttaaaaataagaatttgtgttcattaaaaaaatttttttaagtgaaaaggcaacctatcaaatgggagaagatacttaaCAATACATATgtctgataaaagacttgtatccaaaatatacaaaaaacaccCATGtaccaataagaaaaagacaggcaAAAAATGCCAGGGTGAaatacatgaatagacattttacaaAAGACAATACCCATGTtatcaataaatatgaaaaggggCCCAGTTTCATTAaccatcaaggaaatacaaattaaggttaaatgagatactactacatacTCATCAGAATGGCTGAAATGAAAATAGTAGATAGATAACACCAAGTACTGTGTATGGAGCAACTGGGACTTTCATACACTCctggtaggagtgtaaattggtactaCTAGTTTGGGAAACTGTGTGGCAGTATTTGCTAAAATTGAGGATACCCATATACAAAGTAACCCAGTGATTCCACTCCTTCAGCATCCTGCCAATTGTGAGTATATTGATTCcattttttcaactgaagtacagtcagttacaatatatccatttctgctgtacagcacatgtcccagtcatgcatatatgtacatatattaattttcatattctttcccattaaaggttattagaagatgttgaaaatagttccctgtgctatagagaagaaatttggttttttaaaaatctatatatagtaactaacatttgcacatctcaaactcccaaatttatcccttccacccccatccccccagtAATAATAAGATTATTGACTATggctgcgagtctgtttctgttttatagatgagttcattagtgtcctctttttttctttctttttttagattggacatacaagtgatatcatatagtatttctctttctggtttatttcacttagaatgacaatctctaggtccatccatgttgctgcaaatggcattattttattcttttttatggctgagtagtagtccattgtatctACATATGACaactttttttatccagtcatctgtctgtggacatttaggttgttcccatgtcttggctgctgctatgaacattggggtgcatgtatcttttcaaattagagttccctccagatatatgcccaggagtgggattactggatcatatggtaaatctatttttagttttttgaggaatctccatactgttttccaaagtggctgcaccaaactgcattcccaccaacagtataagaaggttcccttttctcaacagcctctccaggatttacaatttgtggacttttgaatgatggccattctgactggtgtgaggtgatacctcattgtagttttgatttgcatttctctgataattagcaatgttgagcattttttcatgtgcctgttggccatttgaatgtcttcattggagaattacttgtttaggtctcctgcccaattttggattgggttgtttggttttttgttattatactgtatgtgctgtttgtatattctggaactGGGGAGATTACTTCAGGGTAGATGTGTGGATGCACTAGGTCCACTGTAAGATGGaccctagttaaaaaaaaaaaaccaccattgATCACCTGACCCTAGAAGCCCCTAGTCTGGTTGGACCACAGTGGCCTTTTGGGTCTTGAGGAATTAGTGGCAGTTTTGAGCAAGTGTCCAATAATCTCTAAAAAGCCTATTTCCTCTTCCCCATTGTACAGTCATCCTGTTAGATGGCTGCAGATCCCTTTGGGGATGGCTGGAAGTATACATTTTGGCTGTATGACAGATCCCTTCCTCAAAAGGACTCAGCATTCCTTTCGTTCAAGAGGCCCTGGGCCTGTGAACTGGCTCAAGTCTGGGAATTGGctgatgggggcggggggaaaGTTTTGAGAACTAATATTGTGATGATTGAAGTCAGAATTCTGTTTGTCAGGACTAGAGTGTTTCTATTTATACAAATCAAAGAAGGCTTTCATTGGCTGCCCATCTCTTCATTTCTGGGTCACCATCATGAACTACGCAATACCCCAGGTCTCTGTGCTTCTGGTGAATCTGATTACTGCTTCAGCTCTGCTCCCTGTTCAGTAACCATGTTCAGTAACCTTGGCCTTGGCTACTAAGTGAACTCCATTTAATGGCAGcagtttttcttatggtttcaggCCTAGAGAGGATAACCACCAGATAGTTCCTCAAGGACATGTTTCTCACAGCCTTGGTGGGGGGGTGTcttccagccccactccccacaggAATGCATGTTTATATTCATgaaaagacttgtacaagaaaGTTCACAGGAGCATTTCTGTAATCGCCTTTACTGCCAAATGTCCCTTTAGAGAAGAATGATTACATAAATGAAGATACGTGCAGACTGTGGGATACAGTATATTGATAAGGGTGAAGGCACTAAAACTACATGCAAAAACACGGGTGAGTCTCTTTATGTGGAGTAAAAGTCTCTTATGTGGAGTAAAAGAAGCCCCACCCAAAAGACTGCGTGCTGTTTAATTCTATTtgtatgatttttcaaaaacaggcaaaactactATATGGTGGGATGGTGATCGCTCTTCCTGGGAATAATGACTAAAAAGTAACACAAGGGGTCTCTGGGCTGCACCTGATGTTCTTTTTCTTGGTCTAGGGTAACCAGAATGTTGTCACTTTATGACAATTCAGGGAGCCGTTCCTCCGTTCACTTTGCTCTGTGTGTTTTACCTCaatagaacaaaacagacaacaaGCCCAGTGCCTGGAGTCTAGGAGACCCAACTTTACCTAGAACATAGAGCGTTTGAAAATACTTCACATCAACTGAGGTAGAAATGCCAGCATTTTCGAATTGTGTGGGTTTTGGTAAATGAAAGTATTTATTATAGTTAATATCGCTGAGAGTGATTTCACTCACAGATTGTTAAGCCACATGGGCCACAGAAAGAAAGCCGTTCAGTCAACTATAGTTAGATGGGGAGTGTATGCATACAGAAGATGGTTTCAGGGAAAGTGTGGAACATCTTTGAAAATGCATTGTCTGTTTTAGTTTGGTACCTTTGTCCTTTATGTTCTAGGTTTTGTCATTTTGAAGGAAGAATGAAACTTCTATGCATAGGATATGCATTACATAAATAAGCATCAGTTATTTCCAGTATGTGTCCCAGGTACATACAGCACCTCTTACCTCTTCCAGAGATCCGAACACCATTATTGatggcatttttgtttttaaaaggtttctcCTGGCCCACAATCATTCCAGTGAAAGGTGCATACACAGTAGATCCATCTGAGCACAAGACATCCACACCCTGGTGAAGCCTATGATTTCTAGGAAGTAAATAAGAACGAACAGACTGAGGGACTGCCCTGGGAACCTTATTGCCCAGGAACAAGGTGTTAGCCCACTGTTCCCAGACTAGGGTATCAAAAATTGAAGCTGCTGGAACATGTTGGGATGTCCCAGGTTTCCTCACTCTGTTTAGCCAATTTTACCCTCCCTCCTTGCAAGTAGTAATAACCATGTTGTAAAACTTAAAGCATTTAAGATAGTATTTGGTACACAGGAAGCCTTTAAAAActattagccattattattatacGGCATTTGGAGGAAATGAGGCAATCCATGTAAGTAAATTTTGTAGCTACCTGAACCTTGACCCCTTCAAGACCACTTAGAAAAGAGTTGTCTTTTTATGGGAACCTATTATAAAAGAATCATATGTTACCCTAGTCTTACTTTTCTCTCAGTGATCCAGAAGTCTCTATAAACATCATTTACTGTGTATAGCATTTTAATATGGTGAGTAATACCTTTTGTGTTTATTAAAGTGTGTGGAGCACAAACACAAAATGATCCCAGATGGTGAGGTTTCTTGAGATTGTCTCTAACAGTCCTCACTGTTGATACCTATGCATTGCAGCCTCTTCTCCCTTCTATTAAGCTACTGGAAAATCAGATTCACTGAAATTGTTAGAATTATGTGTAAAGCAACATTGAGCAGTTTCCAAGTGAAGAGCCAGTAAGTTATTGTAAAGTCAAGTGCATAAACTTTAGGGTGTGAACTAATTGAGCCTTATTTTGATAATTCAGAGGCCATTTTCCCATATGTTCCATCTCTTTGCCCTATTCTGTGTATTTGAGGTTGCTTTGTATGTAGTATCTATATGAGTGTTGAGTTCTGCTGTGGTTAGGATGGAGATCAGTGATGTACTTGGACACATGGCTATTTCATCAGAAAGTGGCTCTCCCAAGGTGTTACTGTGCATTATTGAAAATTCACAAGAGTGTCCCCCATTGCCTGGAAGAAATTACCTGCTGAAGGCCAGCCTCTGGTGTTCAGTTCCCATCCCAGAGCCTGGGTCAGTAACACTACGGTTTGATGGGAACAGGATCCAAAAGCCTGACTCCCTGTCCAGCCTTCACCACCTCCAACTGTATTCGGCAGGTCCCTTAACCCTTTGGTGCCCCAGTTCAAGTTCCTCATTTATGAAGTGGAATGGTAATGTTTTTCACCTTGGAAGGACCAGGTAAGATGAGTCAATGTGTGAAAATGTTGAGAGGGAACAATTtgctcccctctctcttttccttattcAGTGCTCTTTTCCCAGTTCAGAGCCCAGAGTTGGAGCAGTGCTCTTGAAAGTTGCTCCAAACAAAGTAATGTAAGTGGTTTCATCTCCGAATTTTCCTGCTGTCAGAAGGGAGATGTTTAGGGCAAGGGTGCTAATAAGCAAAGAAGTTAGGAGCCAAAAGAGTTTATGGTTGTTTGTGAAACCCCGTTACCTTTGAGCAGTGTACTGGCCACAGCCATGGCTGTCACACATCCTGATCTCATTGGAAGACTTGCCAGCACATATAGTAGCCCATGGTCCAGCCAGTGCTAAAAAGGAGAAACGTGAGAAGCAGATTTCCTGACCATGTACCTCCAATCTCCATTATCCTTGTGTCTCCCAGTGGATTTAGAAATTGTTTTCACTAtactttttctctaattttctctaGTTTATGGGGTAGACTTCCTTTAACTCCTGATTCAGATATGAAATTGACTTTTTCCCTGGCCATAGAAATCTGTTTTCTGacatacaaaatatttgtaaatgtgtttACTTATAAGCATTAACCTTCACTGTTGTAGTTTGTTTCAGATTGTCTACTAATAAATGGTATAGAttgtgcttttcaaattttctttgctCATGGCTTGGCATGGGGACCACTGCGTTTAGGttaaacaaaataatcaaatagCTTATCTTAAACAAGTAAGTCTAGAGGTTTTAAAGTAACTTTGAAATGCTCTTTATTGCTAGTCCTGATAATcaaattcaagaaaatgtttgaattaaaggagaaacaaaCTCTGAACTGGTTTATTTAACActaaataaatctctttcatATTTGCAAACATGGAAGAGGAGATTCTTAGAAATAAGAACATATCAAACCAGTTTAGCCTAGAATGGAGTGAGAAGAGAAGGCGGGGAAGGGAGTAAAACAATTATGTGAAAAACTATGAAGCTGTGAAatgtggaggaaggggctggctCTCAGTGTATTTTGTGCAACCTTTGTTTTCAGTACAACTTCTCTGTAATATCTTAAGTACTTAACAAATGTTCAATTGAATTCAGTTTTCCAGGTTTCCAATTGTTAACATTCACAGAGAGACGCGTTAGCAGACTCATCCTTCCACTTCAGAACAgactaacaaaaacaaaagcaaaagcaagaatCTGCTAATTCAGTTGTTGATTTCATTTGAGGATGTTTTGTTATTCTTTAATATATGTGCTATGACGAGAAGCTACAGAATATGGCCAGTAAGCTTATTCTTTAATATACTTATAAAAGATGGATTTCAAAAGTCTTATACCTTGGAGCCAAGCTTCAAGTCACTTTGACAACTAATAGTTCTTGGAAAGTGAGGCATGTATTAGacaatttcttaatttattcatttttctctcctgctaTGACCGTTAAGGGAGTGTTCCCCTTGTTCTAATCCGCACCAGCCTCTGTATCAGGAATTTTCTAAATCAGATTCTTACACAAactttttactttctaattttgtTACAATTAAGTCCTAGACTAAAATGGACTTTTCTTAAAGTCCTCCCGTCCCACTCTTGTTTCTCTCATTAGAGAAACAGAACATTCCTGTGCAAATCTTGAGAGCAACCCTTCCCCCCGTGTGCCCTTCCTGTTCCATTTTTTGGTAACCAAATATACAACTTTCTGTTGTGATTGTGATACTAATGACTTTCAGATCTATCCTT
The sequence above is a segment of the Camelus ferus isolate YT-003-E chromosome 3, BCGSAC_Cfer_1.0, whole genome shotgun sequence genome. Coding sequences within it:
- the LECT2 gene encoding leukocyte cell-derived chemotaxin-2 is translated as MFSTEVLLLAVLISPALAGPWATICAGKSSNEIRMCDSHGCGQYTAQRNHRLHQGVDVLCSDGSTVYAPFTGMIVGQEKPFKNKNAINNGVRISGRGFCVRMFYIKPIKYKGSIKKGEKLGTLLPLQKVYPGIQSHIHIENCDLSDPTVYL